A genome region from Trichoderma asperellum chromosome 7, complete sequence includes the following:
- a CDS encoding uncharacterized protein (BUSCO:EOG092D2PEN): MALVNVRRDVSDAFYRYKMERLQTKIEGKGNGIKTVVVNLSSVAQSLARPGSYVIKYFGFELGAQTNIDPKDDRWIINGAHDAAKLQDHLDGFINKFVLCKKCKNPETDVIIKDDHIILDCKACGQRTDVDLRLKLSGFILKNQPKKGKKDKAERRAAKKAKQNGHAKENGHASGEDGSEHGSNETGDNEADVGSDDEFQKVQAEAITAANADIEVKDDEWAVDMSAEAVKARQAQLPGELKQKLNIGGGDDEDEDGEGGGNTVYDDLGNWIVQEAEEKGGVDKVDSINIYVKAKELGIENKHRSVLVLVQTVFDKNILAQIPKRASMLKQFVTSEKHEKALLGGTERLIGTLSKEHPEMLQQVAKILQLYYEHDLASEEVLIPWGSKASKKYVDVATSRKVRKAAEPFINWLKEAEEEESSEEDE, encoded by the exons ATGGCTCTCGTCAACGTTCGTCGCGATGTCAGCGATGCCTTCTACCGCTACAAGATGGAGCGCCTCCAGACCAAGATTGAAGGCAAGGGTAACGGTATCAAGACCGTTGTCGTCAACTTGTCCAGCGTCGCTCAGTCTCTTGCTCGCCCTGGTTCCTACGTCATCAAGTACTTTGGTTTCGAGCTTGGTGCTCAGACCAACATTGACCCCAAGGATGACCGTTGGATCATCAACGGCGCCCACGATGCCGCCAAGCTGCAGGATCATCTCGATGGCTTCATCAACAAATTTGTCCTTTGCAAGAAATGCAAGAACCCTGAGACCGATGTCATCATCAAAGATGATCACATCATTCTCGATTGCAAGGCTTGCGGTCAGCGCACCGACGTTGACCTCCGCTTGAAGCTTAGTGGATTCATCCTCAAGAACCAGcccaagaagggcaagaaggacaaggccgAGCGCCGAGCTGCCAAAAAGGCCAAGCAGAACGGCCATGCCAAAGAGAATGGCCACGCCAGTGGCGAGGATGGCTCTGAGCACGGCTCCAACGAGACTGGCGACAATGAGGCCGACGTCGGCAGCGATGACGAGTTCCAAAAGGTCCAGGCTGAGGCAATTACCGCTGCCAACGCTGATATCGAGGTCAAGGATGACGAGTGGGCTGTCGACATGAGCGCGGAAGCCGTCAAGGCTCGCCAAGCGCAGCTGCCTGGCGAGCTCAAGCAGAAGCTCAacattggcggcggcgatgatgaagacgaggacggcGAGGGTGGTGGCAACACCGTCTACGACGACCTTGGCAACTGGATTGTCCAGGAAGCTGAGGAGAAGGGTGGCGTTGACAAGGTTGACTCCATCAACATTTatgtcaaggccaaggagcttgGCATCGAGAACAAGCACCGATCTGTTCTCGTTCTGGTACAGACCGTCTTTGACAAGAACATTCTTGCCCAGATCCCTAAGCGCGCAAGTATGCTCAAGCAG TTTGTCACATCTGAGAAGCATGAGAAGGCCCTGCTCGGTGGCACTGAGCGCCTCATCGGCACCCTCAGCAAGGAGCACCCCGAAATGCTGCAACAAGTCGCCAAGATCCTGCAGCTGTACTATGAGCATGACCTTGCCTCCGAGGAGGTCCTCATTCCCTGGGGCTCCAAGGCTAGCAAGAAGTACGTCGACGTTGCTACTTCTCGCAAGGTccgcaaggctgccgagCCCTTTATCAACTGGCTCAAGGAggccgaagaggaggaatccTCCGAAGAGGACGAGTGA